One window from the genome of bacterium encodes:
- a CDS encoding alpha-ketoacid dehydrogenase subunit beta, whose translation MSRPLIETTPTAPAGIRSLTYAEALNEALREEMRRDPRVFVLGEDVAVWGGGGIFGVTKGLVDEFGPQRVRDTPISEEAIAAVAIGAAVAGARPVAEFMYVDFMGLAMEPIVNQAAKIRYMFGGKARVPVVFRAQQGAGRGNAAQHSQSLEAWFAHIPGLKVVTPSAPADAKGLLISAIRDDNPVVFLEHKALYNLRGPVPEGEFTIPLGVADRKREGRHATFVGVHTMVHKALAAAETLAKEGIELEVIDPRSLVPFDLDTVVASVRKTGRLVVGHEAYERCGIGAEIITQVVTAAFDALDAPPLRLCAKNVPIPYNAGLEAAALPQAEDIVTAVRRLVA comes from the coding sequence ATGAGCCGCCCCCTGATCGAGACGACACCCACCGCCCCCGCCGGAATCCGCTCATTGACCTACGCCGAGGCGCTGAACGAGGCGCTGCGCGAGGAGATGCGGCGGGATCCCCGGGTGTTCGTCCTGGGCGAGGACGTCGCGGTGTGGGGCGGCGGGGGGATCTTCGGCGTGACGAAGGGGCTCGTCGACGAATTCGGCCCGCAGCGCGTGCGCGACACGCCGATCTCCGAGGAGGCAATCGCGGCGGTGGCCATCGGCGCCGCGGTGGCCGGCGCGCGTCCCGTGGCCGAATTCATGTACGTCGACTTCATGGGTCTCGCCATGGAGCCGATCGTGAATCAGGCGGCCAAGATTCGATACATGTTCGGCGGCAAAGCCCGAGTCCCGGTCGTCTTTCGCGCCCAGCAGGGTGCCGGACGGGGGAACGCCGCTCAGCACTCGCAGTCGCTCGAAGCCTGGTTCGCCCATATCCCGGGGCTCAAGGTGGTGACCCCGAGCGCGCCCGCCGATGCCAAAGGGCTGCTGATCAGCGCGATCCGAGACGACAATCCCGTGGTGTTCTTGGAGCACAAGGCCCTCTACAACCTCCGCGGACCGGTTCCCGAAGGCGAGTTCACGATCCCGCTCGGCGTCGCGGACCGCAAGCGCGAGGGCCGGCACGCGACCTTCGTCGGCGTCCACACGATGGTGCACAAGGCCCTCGCCGCGGCGGAGACGCTCGCCAAGGAGGGCATCGAGCTCGAAGTCATCGATCCCCGGTCGCTCGTGCCGTTCGATCTTGACACCGTGGTCGCCTCGGTGCGGAAGACCGGGCGCCTCGTGGTCGGCCACGAGGCGTACGAGCGGTGCGGGATCGGCGCGGAGATCATCACCCAAGTCGTGACCGCCGCGTTCGACGCGTTGGACGCCCCGCCACTGCGGTTGTGCGCAAAGAATGTGCCCATTCCGTACAACGCGGGCCTCGAGGCGGCCGCGCTCCCACAGGCGGAGGATATCGTGACCGCCGTGCGCCGGCTGGTGGCATGA
- a CDS encoding GNAT family N-acetyltransferase produces MWRIYRDVQFRLHASQLPEAPIPRIYYHEVETGDVWIADAAGKAVGFVGLIIRSGIGFLSEFFVEPSHQSRGIGRSLLTRALSAGAERYCTLSSTDPRALALYVRAGLHPHWPHVLLTAVVNHAERVDPSGACVREARPGDQGIVEWDARISGRRRPEDHAFWRSGLEAVPVW; encoded by the coding sequence ATGTGGAGGATTTACCGGGATGTGCAGTTTAGGCTGCATGCATCCCAGCTTCCCGAGGCGCCTATTCCGCGGATCTACTATCACGAAGTTGAGACGGGCGACGTGTGGATCGCGGACGCCGCCGGCAAGGCCGTCGGATTTGTGGGGCTCATAATCCGGAGCGGCATCGGCTTCCTCAGCGAGTTCTTCGTCGAGCCCAGCCACCAGTCGCGCGGTATCGGCCGATCGCTTCTCACACGCGCCCTTTCCGCGGGCGCCGAGCGCTACTGCACCTTGAGCTCGACCGATCCGCGCGCGCTTGCCCTCTACGTCCGGGCCGGACTGCATCCGCACTGGCCGCACGTTCTCCTGACCGCCGTCGTGAACCACGCGGAGCGCGTTGACCCAAGCGGCGCATGCGTCCGGGAGGCGCGCCCAGGCGACCAGGGCATCGTGGAATGGGACGCCCGGATCAGCGGGCGGCGGCGCCCGGAGGATCACGCGTTCTGGCGGTCGGGTCTCGAGGCCGTTCCCGTCTGG
- a CDS encoding thiamine pyrophosphate-dependent dehydrogenase E1 component subunit alpha, protein MAIEIPAALTQEQLRAMLRTMLTIRQFDQRALELYREGVMRGSTHPYIGMEAVAVGACAALHPNDRITSTHRGHGHCLAKGGDPRLMMAELLGKATGYCKGKGGSMHIADLEAGILGANGIVGGGIGLAAGAALAAQLAGRDDVTVCFFGDGALNQGILHESANLAAIWKLPVVFVCENNQYAMSARADKFTSVPDPTVRATAYGFPGVGCDGMDVLAVYRAVADAAARARAGGGPSLIVCVTYRYFGHHVGDPLNYRDKAEVDAWRRRDPIERFEQTLIGRGVLAAADVEQLRGEVAGEIESAVAFAKASPEPELTALMEDVYA, encoded by the coding sequence ATGGCGATTGAGATCCCGGCGGCGTTGACCCAAGAGCAGTTGCGGGCCATGCTCCGCACCATGTTGACGATCCGGCAGTTTGATCAGCGCGCCCTCGAGCTGTACCGCGAAGGAGTGATGCGCGGCTCCACGCACCCGTACATCGGCATGGAGGCGGTGGCCGTGGGCGCCTGCGCGGCGCTCCATCCGAACGACCGCATCACGAGCACGCACCGAGGACACGGGCACTGCCTCGCGAAGGGCGGGGACCCCCGGCTCATGATGGCCGAGCTGTTGGGCAAGGCCACAGGGTACTGCAAAGGCAAGGGCGGCTCCATGCACATCGCGGACCTGGAAGCCGGGATCCTCGGCGCCAACGGAATCGTCGGAGGCGGCATCGGGCTCGCGGCCGGCGCCGCGCTGGCCGCGCAACTCGCCGGCCGGGACGATGTGACCGTGTGTTTCTTTGGCGATGGCGCGCTGAACCAAGGTATTCTGCACGAGTCGGCGAACCTCGCCGCGATCTGGAAGCTCCCCGTGGTGTTCGTCTGCGAGAACAACCAGTACGCCATGTCGGCCCGGGCCGACAAGTTCACGTCGGTGCCGGATCCAACGGTGCGGGCGACCGCGTACGGATTCCCCGGAGTCGGCTGCGACGGCATGGACGTGCTGGCCGTGTACCGGGCGGTCGCCGATGCGGCGGCACGGGCCCGGGCGGGCGGCGGACCGTCGCTGATCGTCTGCGTGACTTATCGGTACTTCGGGCACCATGTCGGCGATCCGCTCAACTACCGCGACAAAGCCGAGGTTGACGCATGGCGCCGGCGCGACCCGATCGAGCGGTTCGAGCAGACGCTCATCGGTCGGGGTGTGCTTGCGGCCGCCGACGTCGAGCAGCTGCGCGGGGAGGTGGCCGGCGAAATCGAGTCGGCCGTCGCGTTTGCGAAGGCCAGCCCCGAGCCCGAGCTGACCGCGCTGATGGAGGACGTGTACGCATGA
- a CDS encoding dihydrolipoamide acetyltransferase family protein — translation MMPTEVVLPRLGLTQDEGTVVRWLKPEGSRVAKGEPLFEVMTDKATLEIEAPASGVLLKILVPEGGTVAVATPIALIGEPGEAVAPAPGTRDGEAAVSGRSILPQPAAIGDPSARVKISPRARALAERHGINVRAVVGTGPDGRIIERDIQTAAASRAGGPPAPPPSTAPSSTFRPSAGQPEESPAAARMRSIIARRMMESLHTTAQLTLTTEVDMEESVRLHAEVGPELERREGVRVTYTDLIVRAAAVALREHPRINARWEGEAVRRLPEIHVGVAVSLDDGLVVPVVRQADRATLGQISAAIKDLSDRARSNRLRPEEMQGSTFTVTNLGMYDVDGFTPVLNSPDAAILGVGRLHRRPAAVGDRIEIRSMMVLSLTFDHRVVDGAPAAQFLQRVKRVLEHPYLLLLP, via the coding sequence ATGATGCCGACCGAGGTCGTGCTCCCCCGTCTGGGTCTGACGCAGGACGAGGGGACCGTCGTCAGGTGGCTCAAGCCCGAGGGCAGCCGGGTCGCCAAGGGCGAGCCGCTGTTCGAGGTGATGACCGACAAGGCCACGCTCGAGATCGAGGCGCCCGCATCAGGCGTGCTGCTCAAGATCCTCGTCCCTGAAGGAGGCACCGTCGCCGTCGCGACTCCCATCGCGTTGATCGGCGAGCCGGGCGAGGCCGTAGCCCCCGCGCCCGGGACAAGGGATGGCGAAGCCGCCGTATCCGGCCGCAGTATCCTGCCGCAGCCGGCTGCGATCGGCGACCCGTCCGCGCGGGTGAAGATTTCTCCACGCGCCCGCGCGCTCGCCGAGAGGCACGGGATCAACGTGCGCGCGGTGGTGGGCACCGGCCCCGACGGGCGGATCATCGAGCGCGACATCCAGACAGCGGCGGCATCGCGTGCCGGAGGGCCGCCCGCTCCGCCACCGTCCACCGCGCCATCCTCGACGTTCCGGCCGTCCGCCGGTCAGCCTGAAGAGTCCCCCGCAGCGGCGCGGATGCGCTCCATCATCGCCAGGCGGATGATGGAGAGCCTGCACACGACCGCCCAGCTCACGTTGACGACCGAAGTCGACATGGAGGAAAGCGTCCGGCTCCACGCGGAGGTGGGCCCCGAACTCGAACGACGCGAGGGCGTTCGCGTCACGTATACCGACCTCATCGTCCGCGCCGCGGCGGTGGCGCTGCGCGAGCATCCCAGGATCAATGCCCGGTGGGAGGGCGAGGCGGTCCGGCGCCTCCCCGAGATTCACGTTGGCGTCGCCGTGTCGCTCGACGACGGCCTGGTCGTCCCCGTGGTGCGGCAGGCCGACCGGGCGACCCTCGGACAGATCTCCGCGGCGATCAAGGATCTCTCCGATCGCGCGCGGAGCAACCGGCTGCGGCCGGAAGAGATGCAGGGCAGCACCTTTACCGTCACCAACCTGGGTATGTACGATGTCGATGGGTTTACCCCGGTGCTCAATTCCCCGGATGCCGCAATCCTGGGCGTGGGCCGGCTGCACCGGAGGCCGGCGGCCGTCGGCGACCGCATCGAGATCCGGTCCATGATGGTGTTGTCCCTGACGTTCGACCACCGGGTCGTCGATGGCGCCCCCGCCGCGCAGTTCCTCCAGCGGGTCAAGCGCGTCCTCGAGCACCCCTACTTGCTATTACTCCCCTGA